A window from Eubalaena glacialis isolate mEubGla1 chromosome 1, mEubGla1.1.hap2.+ XY, whole genome shotgun sequence encodes these proteins:
- the SFXN2 gene encoding sideroflexin-2 isoform X2 translates to MVEKSRMGTVPPGTRVEQLLYAKKLYDSAFHPDTGDKMNVIGRMSFQVPGGMIITGFMLQFYRTIPAVIFWQWVNQSFNALVNYTNRNAASPTSVRQMAVSYITATTAAVATAVGMNMLTKRAPPLVGRWVPFAAVAAANCVNIPMMRQQELIQGICVKDRNHSEIGHSRRAAAIGITQVVISRITMAAPGMILLPVVMERLEKLRCMKRIRVLHAPLQVLLSGCFLIFMVPVACGLFPQTCELPVSYLEPELQDTIKAKCGEPVPYVYFNKGL, encoded by the exons ATGGTGGAGAAGAGCAG GATGGGGACCGTGCCCCCAGGCACGCGAGTGGAGCAGCTGCTCTATGCCAAGAAACTGTATGACTCGGCCTTCCACCCTGACACCGGGGACAAGATGAACGTCATTGGGCGGATGTCCTTCCAGGTCCCCGGGGGCATGATCATCACGGGCTTCATGCTCCAGTTCTACAG GACGATACCGGCAGTGATCTTCTGGCAGTGGGTGAACCAGTCCTTCAATGCCTTAGTCAACTACACCAACAGGAATGCAGCTTCCCCCACGTCGGTCAG GCAGATGGCCGTTTCCTACATCACTGCCACAACCGCTGCCGTGGCCACTGCTGTGGGCATGAACATGTTGACAAAG AGAGCCCCGCCCCTGGTAGGCCGCTGGGTGCCCTTTGCCGCTGTGGCTGCGGCTAACTGTGTCAACATCCCAATGATGCGACAGCA GGAACTCATCCAGGGCATCTGCGTGAAGGACAGGAACCACAGTGAGATTGGTCATTCCCGG AGAGCTGCGGCCATAGGCATCACCCAAGTGGTTATTTCTCGGATCACCATGGCAGCCCCTGGCATGA TCCTGCTGCCGGTCGTCATGGAAAGGCTGGAGAAACTGCGCTGCATGAAG AGAATCCGGGTGCTGCACGCCCCATTGCAGGTTCTGCTGTCCGGGTGTTT CCTCATCTTCATGGTGCCAGTGGCATGTGGGCTGTTCCCGCAGACATG TGAATTGCCAGTTTCCTATCTGGAACCAGAGCTCCAAGACACTATCAAGGCCAAGTGTGGAGAACCTGTGCCTTATGTCTACTTCAATAAGGGTCTCTAA
- the SFXN2 gene encoding sideroflexin-2 isoform X1 — MEADLSGFNIDAPRWDQCTFLGRVKHFFNVTDPRTVLVPEWELDWAKVMVEKSRMGTVPPGTRVEQLLYAKKLYDSAFHPDTGDKMNVIGRMSFQVPGGMIITGFMLQFYRTIPAVIFWQWVNQSFNALVNYTNRNAASPTSVRQMAVSYITATTAAVATAVGMNMLTKRAPPLVGRWVPFAAVAAANCVNIPMMRQQELIQGICVKDRNHSEIGHSRRAAAIGITQVVISRITMAAPGMILLPVVMERLEKLRCMKRIRVLHAPLQVLLSGCFLIFMVPVACGLFPQTCELPVSYLEPELQDTIKAKCGEPVPYVYFNKGL; from the exons ATGGAGGCTGACCTGTCTGGCTTTAATATCGATGCCCCCCGTTGGGACCAGTGCACTTTCCTAGGGCGGGTGAAGCATTTCTTCAATGTCACGGACCCCCGCACCGTTCTGGTACCAGAGTGGGAGCTGGACTGGGCCAAGGTGATGGTGGAGAAGAGCAG GATGGGGACCGTGCCCCCAGGCACGCGAGTGGAGCAGCTGCTCTATGCCAAGAAACTGTATGACTCGGCCTTCCACCCTGACACCGGGGACAAGATGAACGTCATTGGGCGGATGTCCTTCCAGGTCCCCGGGGGCATGATCATCACGGGCTTCATGCTCCAGTTCTACAG GACGATACCGGCAGTGATCTTCTGGCAGTGGGTGAACCAGTCCTTCAATGCCTTAGTCAACTACACCAACAGGAATGCAGCTTCCCCCACGTCGGTCAG GCAGATGGCCGTTTCCTACATCACTGCCACAACCGCTGCCGTGGCCACTGCTGTGGGCATGAACATGTTGACAAAG AGAGCCCCGCCCCTGGTAGGCCGCTGGGTGCCCTTTGCCGCTGTGGCTGCGGCTAACTGTGTCAACATCCCAATGATGCGACAGCA GGAACTCATCCAGGGCATCTGCGTGAAGGACAGGAACCACAGTGAGATTGGTCATTCCCGG AGAGCTGCGGCCATAGGCATCACCCAAGTGGTTATTTCTCGGATCACCATGGCAGCCCCTGGCATGA TCCTGCTGCCGGTCGTCATGGAAAGGCTGGAGAAACTGCGCTGCATGAAG AGAATCCGGGTGCTGCACGCCCCATTGCAGGTTCTGCTGTCCGGGTGTTT CCTCATCTTCATGGTGCCAGTGGCATGTGGGCTGTTCCCGCAGACATG TGAATTGCCAGTTTCCTATCTGGAACCAGAGCTCCAAGACACTATCAAGGCCAAGTGTGGAGAACCTGTGCCTTATGTCTACTTCAATAAGGGTCTCTAA